A window of Kyrpidia spormannii genomic DNA:
ATGGTCGGCGCCGGCATGTCCCCTACAGTGGTCATCCCGGTGATCCTGGCGTTAGCGGTCATTCAGGTGATTCTGCAGCTGTGGGATTTCATGCACCTGAACCAAAAAGGTCACTCTTTTCCCACGCTGTTTATCACGTCCGGGGCGCTGCTGGGATTCATTTTCGTGTTGGTTTTGGTTTTGTGGCCCTAGGATAAGGGGGGATTCCCGTTGCCATTTTGCGGCACGCCCATTGATGGATCCCTGTGGTCCTCTTGGAACATTCCGCTGCTGGCTGTCGTTCTGGCTATAGGAGTGTGGTACTGGGCCACATGGCGCAGGTGGCGGGCCTCGGGCGGCACCGGAGACCGATCGGCCGGGGTGGGCCGGAAAGTTTCCTTCTATAGTGGCTTGACCCTGTTTTACCTGGTGGCCGCCAGTCCGGTCGACTACATTGGGCACATGTACCTGTTCAGCGTCCACATGACGGCCATGGCCCTGGAGTACATGGTGGTCCCGCCGCTGGTGCTGTTGGGCCTCCCAGAATGGATGGTTCGGTCATGGATGCAGGTCCGGGGGATTGAACGGCTGATCCGGGTCCTCAGCCGCCCCCTGTTTGCGTTGATCACGTTGAACCTGTTATTCACGGCCTACCATTTCCCGTCCGTGTTCGATTTTCTCATGTCTCACGGCTCATTGGCCGTCTGGGTGCACTTGGTGATGATGATCGCGGCGTTTATCAACTGGTTGCCGGTGATCCAACCCTTTGCGGGGGTGAAGCGCCTCAGCGAACTCCAGAAGATCATCTACCTATTCGCGGACGCAGTGCTCCTGACTCCGGCCTGTGCTTTTATCATTTTCTCGGGCGGCCCGCTTTACGTCACCTACGATGCCATGCCGAGGCTGATCCCAAGCCTGTCGATCTATGTGGACCAGCAGCTGGGCGGCATTATCATGAAGCTGACCCAAGAGGCCGCCTACATCGGCGCCATCGTGTACATCTTCGTGCAGTGGACCCGGAAGGAGAAGGAGCGGGATCGGCAGGACAAAAAAGGACAGTTGGTTTTCTTCCCCGTGGACAAGGATGGGTTTCATGGGGCGAACACCTGGTAAGAAAGTCCTGGCAGGATAGACAACCGAAGGGTCATCAATGTGGCAGGGCGAGGGCCCTGCCTGTTTTTTGGAGGATGCCGAGTCGGAGGTGATGTGTCTCAGCTGCGGAAGCGGTTCTCCGGAGTATGGTATAATCCCGATAAAGAAGGCGCAGAGCTTTCTCAGAGGTGACACCAAGGGAGGGTTTGGCTTGCGGGTGGACGTCAAATGGCTGGGGAAACGGGCTTTCGAGGCCTTGGGGCAGACCAGCGGTCACACGGTACGAATCGACGCGGCGGAGTCGGCGGGCGGTGAGGGCAGCGGCGTACGGCCGATGGAAATGCTGCTCATGGGGGTCGGAGGATGCACCGGAATCGACATCGCCATGATCTTGGAGAAAATGCGTCTCCACATCGACCGGTTCGAGATGACGTTGAATGCGGAACGAGCGGAGAAACATCCACAGCGTTTTACAAAGATCACCATCGATTACGTCCTCGACGGGCCAGACCTGACCCACGAAAAGGTCAAGCGAGCCGTGGAGTTGTCCTATCACACTTACTGCTCGGCGCTGAATTCCTTGAATGCCGATTTTGAAATCCGTTACACCCTAAACGGTGAGACGCGGACCGTGGTTCCGGCACCAGCTGAATCGGTCGGCGGACGGGCGTAACCCCTTCTCTCGAAAACATACCGGGGCCAGGTGTATTCCATGGCTCATAAGGACCGCAAAGCGCCCTGGGCATTGTGCACCCAAGGCGCTCTTGTCCTTAACGGGCCACGGGGATCGGTTTTTTCTCGCTGTCGGCATAGGGTTGATCGAGCAACTCCCGAAGTTCTTGGTCCCACAGTGTGCGGATCCGCGCCTGTTCCTCCTCGGTGAGGGGCGGCACATCCGGGGCCGCGGTAAATTCGGCGACATTGGCCTCACTGGTGAAATTCGGCAACACCGTCACCACCGAGGGCTGGGCGAGGGCGAATTGAATCGCCGCCTGGCCCAGGGTGCGGCCGGTGCCCGCGGTCAAGAACCGGAGCTTCTCCACCGCTTGCAATCCACGCCCCATCCACTCATGTTTCCGGTGATTGCGATGATCTGATTTATCAAAGTGTTTTTCCGGGTTATATGTGCCGTCGAGCAGCCCGGATGCGTGGGGAACCCTGACGATCAAGCCGACGTGGTTCCGTTCCGCAGGCTCAAACAGGTCCAGGGAGGGCCATTGCTCCAACAGGTTGTAAATGACCTGCATGACGTGGATGGATCGGTTCTCCAGGGCGTACAACCCTTCGTTCCGCCAACCAATATCCGGCCCCAAAGCCGGCCCGTAGGCGCGGATCTTCCCTTCGTCTTTGAGACGCTCAAGGGTCTCAAAGATAATATCCTGTTGCAGTGTGGACATGCGGGTGTTGTGCAACTGGTAAATATCGATATAATCGGTCCCAAGCCGTTTCAGGCTCTGTTCGCACGCAAAGCGGATGAATTCCGGCGTCCACTTCTGCGGAAGCTCGGACATCCCCGTTCGCTCACCCGGATTGCTGTAAATGTCATAACCGAACTTCGTGCCGATGATAATCCGATCGCGTTTCCCGGGAAACGCTTCGGCCAGGATCGTCTCTCCCTTACCGGTGCCATAGACATCGGCGGTATCAAAAAAAGTGACCCCCGCATCGAAGGCCTGATGCAGCAGCCGCAGGGCGGTGTTTTGATCGCGGACTCCCCACCACGTGGTCGCCACCGACCACACTCCGAACCCTACTTCAGAAACCCGAATGTCCGTTCCGGGTATGGTGCGATATTTCATGGTCCCCCTCCTCGCCGGTTTCAGACCGGCCCCATTTGCCTACGATTCTTATTTTACCATTCCTTTTTCTCACCATGCAGATCAAGGGTTGTGAAGGAATTGTGGACAAGACGAGTGCAGGTCAAAAGTTCAAAAATCTCAAGTAGGATTTTGCCTCTCTTTGTCGAATTTTAGTATCACAACTACGTCACAGGGTAGCCTTAGCGCCGGTGGTGCCGGACAGGCGTCGTTGAAACCGTGTGGCGTTTTTCTATCTATTCAGCGAAGGAGAGAACGACAATGGATCTCCGCTCAAAACTCGATGCTTATCGTCGCCGGGAGGAGAGTCTGGCTTGGGAGGGAACGTTTCTGGATTATTTGGACCTGGTGCGGAAAAACCCCCGCATCGCCCAGCCCGCCCATGCCCGGATCTACGAAATGATCGTGTCGGCCGGGGTGGAGATCGTGGATGGGCACAAGCGATACGCCTTTTTCTCCCGGGAGTTGTTCGGGCTGGACGAGGCGTTGGAGAGGCTGGTCGAGGAGTATTTTCATCCTGCGGCCAAAAGGCTGGATGTACGCAAAAGACTGCTCTTGCTGATGGGACCCGTCAGCGGCGGAAAGTCCACGGTGGTGGCGCTCCTGAAGCGAGGGCTCGAGGAATATACCCGAACGGATGAAGGGGCGGTCTATGGCATCGCCGGCTGCCCCATGCACGAAGAACCGCTGCACCTCATTCCCGGCCCGCTCCGGCGGGAGGTGGAAGAGGAGCTCGGGGTGTTTATCGAAGGTGACCTGTGTCCTCAATGTCAATTGCGGTTGGAGAACGAATACGGCGGCCGCATTGAAGATGTGCGAGTGGAGCGGGTGGTGTTTTCGGAGAATCGCCGGGTGGGGATCGGGACGTTCAGTCCCTCGGATCCCAAGAGCCAGGATATCGCCGATCTGACGGGGAGCATTGATTTTTCCACCATCGCCGAATACGGGTCGGAGTCGGATCCCAGGGCTTACCGATTTGACGGGGAGCTCAACAAGGCCAACCGCGGAATTATGGAATTCCAGGAGATGCTGAAAAGTGACGAGAAATTCCTGTGGAACCTGCTGAGCCTCACCCAAGAAGGGAATTTTAAAGCGGGACGGTTCGCCCTGATCTCCGCAGATGAGTTGATCGTGGCGCATACGAACGAAACGGAGTACCGGGCTTTCATCAGCAATAAGAAAAATGAAGCTCTGCATTCTCGAATGATCGTTATGCCCATTCCTTACAACCTCAAGGTCAGCGAGGAGGAAAAGATTTATCAAAAGCTGATCGGGCAAAGTGAGTTGCGCCACATTCATCTCGCCCCCTATGCCTTGCGAACGGCGGCCATGTTCACGGTGATGACCCGATTGCGGGAGTCGAAGCGGGCGGGGATGGATCTCGTAAAAAAGATGCGCCTGTACGACGGCGAGGCGGTGGAGGGGGTTCAAGACAAAGACGTGGCCGAACTCCGGGCTGAAGCGCCGGACGAGGGGATGTTCGGGGTCGACCCGCGCTACGTGATGAATCGCATCTCCAGTGCCCTGATCCGTTCTGACGCTCCGTGTCTCGGGCCGCTCGACATTCTCAAGTCCCTGAAAGATGGCTTTGACCAGCACCCTTCGATCACGCCGGAAGAACGAGAGCGACTCACCAATCTCATCGCCCTGGCGAGACGGGAGTACGACGAAATCGCCAAGCGGGAAGTCCAGCGGGCCTTTGTGTATTCTTTCGAGGAATCCGCCCGGACATTACTGGAGAATTATCTGGACAACGTGGAGGCGTTTTGTAGCTGGCAGAAGATTCGTGATCCTATAACCGGGGAAGAGATGGACCCCGATGAAAAGCTGATGCGTTCCATCGAAGAGCAAATCGGCGTCACCGAGAACGCGAAAAAATCTTTCCGCGAGGAGATTCTCATTCGCCTATCGATGTACGCCCGCAAGGGTAAGCGCTTCGAGTATACGTCACACCCCGCGTTGAAGGAGGCCATCGAGAAAAAGCTGTTCGCTGATTTGAAGGATGTCATTAAAATCACCACGTCGACGAAGACGCCAGACGAAGAACAACTGAAGCGGATCAACGATGTCGGCCGTCGATTGATCGAGCACCACGGATACTGTTCAGTGTGCGCGAACGAATTGTTGCAATACACAGGCAGTTTGCTCAATCGCTGAGCCACGGAGGGAGGGAATGAGGATGGGGCGTACGCCGTTTTCTCTCACCCACGATGACTGGAGCTTGCACCGAAAAGGCCAGATCGACCAGGAGCGGCATCGGGAGAAGGTACGCCGGGCGATCCGGGAGCGCTTAGCGGATCTCGTCACCGAGGAGAGCATCGTCCTGTCCCGGGGCGGAACCGTTTTTCGGGTGCCGATTCGCTCCCTGGAAGAATACCGCTTTCGATATCAGTGGGATAAGGGGCCTCGGGTGGGCCAAGGGCAAGGGGGGACCAAGCCCGGAGACGTGATCGGTCGCATGCCGGGCGCCAGGGGCCAAGGGGCGGGTCAAGCCGGCGACGCACCGGGGGTGGATTATTACGAGACCGAAGTGAGTCTCGAAGAGCTGGAAAATATCTTGTTCGAGTCCTGGGAGCTCCCGAATCGCAGGCCGAAAGACCGCCGGGACATGGAGGTGGACCACATTGAGTTCACCGATATCCGCAAACAAGGAATGATGGCAAACCTCGACAAGAAGCGAACGATCCTGGAGGCGATGCGCCGCAATGCCCGGGAGGGCCGGGGAGCGATCATCGACCTGCAGCCGGACGATCTTCGCTTCAAGACCTGGGACGAAGTGAAAAAGCCGGAGACCGCCGCCGTGGTCATCGCCATGATGGACACGTCCGGCTCCATGGGGACTTTTGAAAAATATGTTGCCCGTTCGTTTTATTTCTGGATGGTCCGATTTCTTCGGCGCAACTACCGGAAAGTGGAGATCGCTTTTATCGCCCATCACGTCGAAGCGAAGGAAGTCAGCGAAGAGGAATTTTTCAACAAAGGGGAAAGCGGGGGGACCCGGTGTTCCTCCGCCTATGAACTCGCCTTGGAGCTGGTGGAGCGGCGCTACCCGCCGGCGAGCCACAACATCTACCCGTTTCATTTCACCGACGGGGATAACCTCGGCTCCGACAATCCCCGCACGGTGGAGCTGGCCGAGCGACTGCTTGAGTATTCCAGCGCCATGGGGTATGCCGAAGTGATCTCCCATGGACGGGAGAGTCGGCTTATGGAAGAATTTCGCCGGATCCAGGCTCCCCATCTCCGCCTCTCTGCGATCCGGGATCGGGAGGACGTATACAGAGCCTTGGCCAGTTTCTTCGCTCCGAGTCGGGATGTGTCGTGAACATCGACCGAGTCGAGGATCGGGGATATCACCAGGGGAGGACGAATCCGCCGGAAACAGGGGGGGTTAACGTGCCACGTGGGGATTTGGATCGTTTGGAGGAAGTAATCGAGCGCATGACTGATATCGCCGAATCTTTTGGACTCCGTCCGTTTCCGATGCGCTATGAGATCTGCCCGGCTGACGTCGTCTATGCCGTTGGCGCCTACGGGATGCCCACCCGATTTGCTCATTGGAGTTTTGGCAAAGCTTTCGAGCGGATGAAACTGCAGTATGACACGGGGCTCAGCAAGATCTATGAACTGGTGATCAATGGTGATCCTTGTTATGCCTTTTTATTGGATACCAATACTCTCCTTCAGAATAAGCTGATCGTGGCCCACGTTCTCGCCCACTCCGATTTCTTTCGCAATAATGTCCACTTTTCCACCACGCCCCGGGACATGGTGGAACGGATGTCGGTTTATGCGGAGCGGATTCGACGTTATGAAATGGTTCATGGGGAAGACACCGTGGAAGCGTTTTTGGACGATGCTTTGGTGGTGGCGGAGCATACGCCTCCGCCCTCCCCGGTGGGGCCCGGTCGGCCACCCCGGGAAGCCGAGGAGGGGAGGGAAGGGGGGCGCGCCAAACGAGACAGACTGCGGGAAGACATCCCCGCTTATCTCATCGAGTACAGCCCCGAACTCGAAGATTGGCAGCGGGATATTCTCGCTGCTCTCCGGGAGGAAATGCGGTATTTCTGGCCGCAGCTCGAGACGAAGATTATGAATGAAGGATGGGCCACCTACTGGCATTTGCGGATCATGCGGGAGATGGATCTTCCTCCGGACGAGGCCTTGGAATTCGCCCGGATGCACAGCCAGGTGACGCAGCCCGGGGGCTATTCCATCAATCCGTATCGCCTGGGGTTGGCCATTTATGAAGCTCAGGGGGAAGACCTGGAGCGGCTGTTCGAGATTCGGGAAGGGGAGACAGACGTTTCCTTTCTGCGAAATTATTTGACCGAGTCATTGGTTGAAGAACAGGATCTCTACCTGTGGGAGGCGGCCCGGGGGGAGCTCCGGGTGATGGAGAAAGACTGGCGGCGGGTCCGGGACGCTTTAGTGGCCGAACGGGTGCACGGGGGGCTCCCGACGTTAGAAGTAGCCGGGGAGTCGCCCCGGGGGGAGTTGGTGTTGCACCATCGCTACGAGGGTGTGCCCCTAGACCTGAAACACCTCAAAAAAGCGCTGATGGCCGTGCGGCGGCTGTGGGGGACCACCGTTCATCTCGACACAGTGGTCGACGAGCGTCCGGTGCGGTTTACCGCTGCAGTCGACGGAGTCCGGTCGGAACCGATATACGCAGGAGGCGTCGGGCCGTCCGGGTCCTGAGGGTCGGCCGCGACGCCCATCCTTCCCCACTTTCGATTACCACCCCAATCGGGCCCGGGCCGCCTCGGATAGGCGCTCCGGCGTCCAGGGAGGGTCCCAGACCACTTCCACCACTGCCTTTTCAACCCCCGGCACCCGGGCCACGGCCCGGCGTACGGCTTCGCTCAGACTGGTGTGAGCCGGACACCCCGGGGTCGTCATTGTCATGCGGATGAGGACGACCCC
This region includes:
- a CDS encoding OsmC family protein, which gives rise to MDVKWLGKRAFEALGQTSGHTVRIDAAESAGGEGSGVRPMEMLLMGVGGCTGIDIAMILEKMRLHIDRFEMTLNAERAEKHPQRFTKITIDYVLDGPDLTHEKVKRAVELSYHTYCSALNSLNADFEIRYTLNGETRTVVPAPAESVGGRA
- a CDS encoding aldo/keto reductase, whose product is MKYRTIPGTDIRVSEVGFGVWSVATTWWGVRDQNTALRLLHQAFDAGVTFFDTADVYGTGKGETILAEAFPGKRDRIIIGTKFGYDIYSNPGERTGMSELPQKWTPEFIRFACEQSLKRLGTDYIDIYQLHNTRMSTLQQDIIFETLERLKDEGKIRAYGPALGPDIGWRNEGLYALENRSIHVMQVIYNLLEQWPSLDLFEPAERNHVGLIVRVPHASGLLDGTYNPEKHFDKSDHRNHRKHEWMGRGLQAVEKLRFLTAGTGRTLGQAAIQFALAQPSVVTVLPNFTSEANVAEFTAAPDVPPLTEEEQARIRTLWDQELRELLDQPYADSEKKPIPVAR
- a CDS encoding cytochrome c oxidase assembly protein is translated as MPFCGTPIDGSLWSSWNIPLLAVVLAIGVWYWATWRRWRASGGTGDRSAGVGRKVSFYSGLTLFYLVAASPVDYIGHMYLFSVHMTAMALEYMVVPPLVLLGLPEWMVRSWMQVRGIERLIRVLSRPLFALITLNLLFTAYHFPSVFDFLMSHGSLAVWVHLVMMIAAFINWLPVIQPFAGVKRLSELQKIIYLFADAVLLTPACAFIIFSGGPLYVTYDAMPRLIPSLSIYVDQQLGGIIMKLTQEAAYIGAIVYIFVQWTRKEKERDRQDKKGQLVFFPVDKDGFHGANTW
- the yhbH gene encoding sporulation protein YhbH; translated protein: MGRTPFSLTHDDWSLHRKGQIDQERHREKVRRAIRERLADLVTEESIVLSRGGTVFRVPIRSLEEYRFRYQWDKGPRVGQGQGGTKPGDVIGRMPGARGQGAGQAGDAPGVDYYETEVSLEELENILFESWELPNRRPKDRRDMEVDHIEFTDIRKQGMMANLDKKRTILEAMRRNAREGRGAIIDLQPDDLRFKTWDEVKKPETAAVVIAMMDTSGSMGTFEKYVARSFYFWMVRFLRRNYRKVEIAFIAHHVEAKEVSEEEFFNKGESGGTRCSSAYELALELVERRYPPASHNIYPFHFTDGDNLGSDNPRTVELAERLLEYSSAMGYAEVISHGRESRLMEEFRRIQAPHLRLSAIRDREDVYRALASFFAPSRDVS
- a CDS encoding cytochrome C oxidase subunit IV family protein; protein product: MTNVPTETHNTGTESGSGHGSVRKHIISFAIMILFTVIAFAMVGAGMSPTVVIPVILALAVIQVILQLWDFMHLNQKGHSFPTLFITSGALLGFIFVLVLVLWP
- a CDS encoding metal-sulfur cluster assembly factor — its product is MTDQDILREALKMVLDPEIGINVVDLGLIYGIEEPEEGVVLIRMTMTTPGCPAHTSLSEAVRRAVARVPGVEKAVVEVVWDPPWTPERLSEAARARLGW
- a CDS encoding SpoVR family protein; translation: MPRGDLDRLEEVIERMTDIAESFGLRPFPMRYEICPADVVYAVGAYGMPTRFAHWSFGKAFERMKLQYDTGLSKIYELVINGDPCYAFLLDTNTLLQNKLIVAHVLAHSDFFRNNVHFSTTPRDMVERMSVYAERIRRYEMVHGEDTVEAFLDDALVVAEHTPPPSPVGPGRPPREAEEGREGGRAKRDRLREDIPAYLIEYSPELEDWQRDILAALREEMRYFWPQLETKIMNEGWATYWHLRIMREMDLPPDEALEFARMHSQVTQPGGYSINPYRLGLAIYEAQGEDLERLFEIREGETDVSFLRNYLTESLVEEQDLYLWEAARGELRVMEKDWRRVRDALVAERVHGGLPTLEVAGESPRGELVLHHRYEGVPLDLKHLKKALMAVRRLWGTTVHLDTVVDERPVRFTAAVDGVRSEPIYAGGVGPSGS
- a CDS encoding PrkA family serine protein kinase; translation: MDLRSKLDAYRRREESLAWEGTFLDYLDLVRKNPRIAQPAHARIYEMIVSAGVEIVDGHKRYAFFSRELFGLDEALERLVEEYFHPAAKRLDVRKRLLLLMGPVSGGKSTVVALLKRGLEEYTRTDEGAVYGIAGCPMHEEPLHLIPGPLRREVEEELGVFIEGDLCPQCQLRLENEYGGRIEDVRVERVVFSENRRVGIGTFSPSDPKSQDIADLTGSIDFSTIAEYGSESDPRAYRFDGELNKANRGIMEFQEMLKSDEKFLWNLLSLTQEGNFKAGRFALISADELIVAHTNETEYRAFISNKKNEALHSRMIVMPIPYNLKVSEEEKIYQKLIGQSELRHIHLAPYALRTAAMFTVMTRLRESKRAGMDLVKKMRLYDGEAVEGVQDKDVAELRAEAPDEGMFGVDPRYVMNRISSALIRSDAPCLGPLDILKSLKDGFDQHPSITPEERERLTNLIALARREYDEIAKREVQRAFVYSFEESARTLLENYLDNVEAFCSWQKIRDPITGEEMDPDEKLMRSIEEQIGVTENAKKSFREEILIRLSMYARKGKRFEYTSHPALKEAIEKKLFADLKDVIKITTSTKTPDEEQLKRINDVGRRLIEHHGYCSVCANELLQYTGSLLNR